The following coding sequences lie in one Nocardioides sambongensis genomic window:
- a CDS encoding VOC family protein, whose protein sequence is MYLENVVVDAVDPWRLGRFWEAALGCEQLTDSPGGYETRLAVEGGPELDLCFQPVAAPSTEQPRLHLDVQGGERQAEVVERLLGLGARHLDIGQRGVPWVVLADPEGNPLCVMEERTSYAATGPLAALPLDSAAPARDAEFWAWLTGWHDVTDGGLRSLRHPSGRGPLLELCPERAPKPAAKNRLHLDIRLESGDRAEEVAAGIAARGGRELHLGFGDLPWRHYADPSGNEFCVLPGR, encoded by the coding sequence ATGTACCTGGAGAACGTCGTCGTCGACGCCGTGGACCCCTGGCGGTTGGGCCGGTTCTGGGAGGCGGCCCTGGGGTGCGAGCAGCTGACCGACTCACCGGGCGGCTACGAGACGCGCCTGGCCGTCGAGGGCGGTCCGGAGCTCGACCTGTGCTTCCAGCCGGTCGCGGCGCCCTCCACCGAGCAGCCCCGCCTGCACCTGGACGTGCAGGGCGGCGAGCGGCAGGCCGAGGTCGTCGAGCGGCTGCTCGGTCTCGGCGCACGCCACCTCGACATCGGGCAGCGCGGCGTGCCCTGGGTGGTGCTCGCCGACCCGGAGGGCAACCCGTTGTGCGTGATGGAGGAGCGCACGTCCTACGCCGCCACCGGTCCGCTCGCGGCCCTCCCGCTCGACTCGGCCGCCCCGGCCCGGGACGCGGAGTTCTGGGCATGGCTCACCGGCTGGCACGACGTCACCGACGGCGGTCTGCGCTCGCTGCGCCACCCGTCCGGCCGCGGCCCGCTGCTGGAGCTGTGTCCGGAGCGCGCACCGAAGCCGGCCGCGAAGAACCGCCTGCACCTCGACATCCGGCTCGAGAGCGGGGACCGGGCCGAGGAGGTCGCCGCCGGCATCGCGGCCCGCGGTGGACGCGAGCTCCACCTGGGCTTCGGCGACCTGCCGTGGCGCCACTACGCCGACCCGTCGGGCAACGAGTTCTGCGTGCTGCCCGGGCGGTGA
- a CDS encoding TetR family transcriptional regulator produces MPRVAETRLPAIPSTAGQKERYQRILRAAAEHGAANGLERIQMLDIAKDAGVAIATLYRYFPSKTVLFTALLHSQVDRLDQMVSMRTNGREPQEAIADVLVQAGRRLLSRPLLAHAMLTSNNAAVAGDVPSMAVTGVFADLILKVGHIERPSPHDMRLVRLIEQTWYGVLISELNGHISAVEADADTRLACRLLLTDLGRS; encoded by the coding sequence GTGCCGCGAGTCGCCGAGACCCGGTTGCCGGCGATCCCCTCCACCGCGGGCCAGAAGGAGCGCTACCAGCGCATCCTGCGGGCCGCCGCCGAGCACGGGGCCGCCAACGGCCTGGAGCGGATCCAGATGCTCGACATCGCCAAGGACGCCGGGGTCGCGATCGCCACGCTCTACCGCTACTTCCCGTCGAAGACGGTGCTCTTCACCGCGCTGCTGCACAGCCAGGTCGACCGGTTGGACCAGATGGTCTCGATGCGGACCAACGGCCGCGAGCCCCAGGAGGCGATCGCCGACGTTCTGGTCCAGGCCGGGCGCCGGCTGCTGTCCCGGCCGCTGCTGGCCCACGCCATGCTGACCTCCAACAACGCCGCGGTCGCCGGGGACGTCCCGTCGATGGCCGTCACCGGGGTCTTCGCCGACCTGATCCTCAAGGTGGGGCACATCGAGCGGCCCAGCCCCCACGACATGCGTCTGGTGCGACTGATCGAGCAGACCTGGTACGGCGTGCTCATCTCCGAGCTCAACGGCCACATCAGCGCCGTCGAGGCCGACGCGGACACCCGCCTCGCCTGCCGCCTGCTGCTCACGGACCTGGGCCGGAGCTGA